One window from the genome of Dermacentor silvarum isolate Dsil-2018 chromosome 7, BIME_Dsil_1.4, whole genome shotgun sequence encodes:
- the LOC119458507 gene encoding uncharacterized protein LOC119458507 codes for MDEDIIRDATHTDQATGRVMTVPLSHVRLRPDAVPSKFPNHSSYLSRKTARRKDPDSKRARIENAALQKAIAESNEAFIRAREEDKVNSVSELANHLRSQGMKFWDVIERNERLLLIHIVDDEAPWLKYSVCVKVDLSVTLHVMKTAIKKLGANLCVPEIANSKRGMVELLEGIEKWDCDLMSNSVAEICEAVCLLLDQLCTSQAEDDANCIQFLKEQVTLHLSKKQRRRYSADFMMFCCIVFTISPHAYAFIRSHGSITLPHPMTIRSVCSSYGMSPQQEHQSETFLSYMTTRISDLKDDQRFVTVMVDEIHIKPYFDYKGGNITGAAINRNEAANCALVFMVRSVTCKFKEVAHIVPVHRVEAEFLQKTLKDVICGLEKIGYRVMCVVSDQQLCEQKSDVTFRITSV; via the coding sequence atggacgaggacattattcgagacgcgacgcatacagatcaagcaactggccgcgtaatgacagtgccgctatctcatgtgcgccttcgcccagacgctgtaccgtcgaagttcccgaatcattcgagctacttgtccagaaagaccgcgaggaggaaagatcctgactccaagcgcgcgcgaatagagaatgcagcccttcagaaagccatcgctgaatccaacgaggcatttatcagagcacgcgaggaggataaagtcaacagtgtgagcgaacttgccaaccacttaaggagccaagggatgaagttctgggatgttatcgaaagaaatgaaaggctTCTTCTCATTCACATTGTCGACGATGAAGCACCGTGGTTGAAATACTCTGTTTGCGTGAAAGTAGATTTGAGCGTGACACTACACGTTATGAAAACGGCCATAAAAAAGCTCGGTGCAAATCTCTGCGTTCCCGAAATCGCTAACAGTAAAAGGGGTATGGTGGAACTCCTGGAAGGCATCGAGAAGTGGGACTGTGACCTGATGTCCAACTCAGTCGCCGAAATTTGCGAGGCTGTTTGTTTACTGCTTGATCAGCTTTGCACGTCCCAAGCAGAAGATGACGCCAACTGTATTCAATTTCTGAAAGAGCAAGTCACCTTGCACCTATCGAAAAAACAGCGCAGGCGCTACTCTGCTGATTTCATGATGTTTTGCTGTATTGTTTTCACTATATCGCCCCATGCATACGCGTTCATACGTAGCCATGGAAGCATCACCTTGCCGCATCCTATGACGATAAGATCAGTGTGCTCGTCTTATGGTATGAGTCCTCAACAAGAGCATCAGAGTGAAACATTCCTCAGCTACATGACAACAAGAATTTCTGACCTGAAAGATGACCAGCGCTTTGTCACAGTTATGGTTGATGAAATACATATAAAACCTTACTTTGACTACAAAGGAGGCAATATTACCGGCGCTGCAATTAATAGAAATGAAGCTGCTAACTGTGCGCTCGTTTTCATGGTGCGCAGCGTGACGTGTAAATTCAAAGAAGTTGCGCACATCGTGCCGGTGCACCGagtagaggcggagttcctgCAAAAGACGCTTAAAGACGTGATTTGTGGGCTGGAAAAGATTGGGTACCGGGTTATGTGCGTCGTCAGCGATCAACAACTCTGTGAACAGAAAAGCGATGTCACTTTTCGAATCACCTccgtgtaa